The Carassius carassius chromosome 32, fCarCar2.1, whole genome shotgun sequence DNA window AAAGGTAAAGGAGCTtaaaatttcacaatttttaaaGGGTATTTAGCTGCACAGTAAAACATCACTGATGTTACATATTATTTGAGGTCACACAATAAATACATCAGAATAGTAGAGGGATCAGCGTCAGGTTAAGTGAGGATGCCACAGGAGGACAACAACCCATCTTAGTGCAGCAAGTCAAAAAAAAACCCTGTGGGATTCAAAAACAGGATTCCAGCCAATCTCCTGTCATCTCACTGATCTGAGAGCTGTTGTAAAAGCAGTCTGAAGGACTCCACGCTTCTCTGTTTCATAGAAAGCCTACTGGGAGCTGCTCTCAGATACATTAGCAGCTTGTACTGAAACACATGTGTATGATTCTTTGTGACAGTGACTCTGTTTTCACCTTTTCATTGAATCCAGCCTTTCTTGAAATCTTAGAGAAATCAAAGGTGTGCAGATTTAAAGGTGCCCTAGGTAACCTTTTCtacttttaaaaaccttttacCCCTACAGAATTGAATAGTACTTTGGAAAAATCAGTTTCAAATGATGACCTTCAGTCATATCAGTGGCTTAGAAAAAGCTGTTTTATATAACATGGAGTGGGCCTTCTCTTGTGGTGTCAGATAAATACTTCTCACTTAATCTCTGTAACCCCACCATTATTGGACATTTTTGCTAGAGAAATAATCAGGAATGGAAAACTTTGATTCTTTAGCTTTCCTTTAAGATTCAAGTGATATAAGATAATACAGTGCACTTTAAACTGCAGATCCTTCAATGACCTCTCCATCCCCTGCACTTCTTTCTACCATCACTGTTTTTGTATTCAGGGAAAAAAGGAAATAGCACAGAGAAGCTCCTCCCTCCTGCAGAAACCCCTTTGCCACAGCTGCCAGGGGCTACGGCAGTGGGTGTGGTTTCTTTGGCTGTGGCAAAAACTGCTGCCATACTTTTAGGAGAACCCTTATATCGACATATCACATCAGTCAGAGTCCCGCAGGTACACTACTGTTCATAAATTGGTGTTTGGTAAGATTTTATGCTCACTTTTGTgatcacaaaggctgcatttacaggtgcatctcaataaattagaatgtcatggaaaagttaatttatttcagtaattcaactcaaattgtgaaacttgtgtattaaataaattcaatgtacacagactaaagtagtttaaatctttgattgttttcattttgatgattttggttcacatttaacaaaaacccatcaattcactatctcaacatattagaatacttcagaagacaaataaaaaaaaaacatttttagtgaattgttggccttctgaaaagtatgttcatttactgtacatgtactcaatacttggtaggggctccttttgcttaaattactgcctcaattcagcgtggcgtggaggtgatcagtttgtggcactgctgaggtggtatggaagcccaggtttctttgacagtggccttcagctcatctgcattttttggtctcttgtttctcattttcatcttgacaatagcccatagattctctattctggtgagtttgctggccagtcaagcacaccaacaccatggtcatttaaccaacttttggtgcttttggtagCGTTGggaatcctgctggaaaatgaaatcagcatcttcaaaaagctggtcagcagaaggaagcatgaagtgcttgtTAAACGGgtacagtgactttggttttcaaaaaaacacaatggaccaacaccagcagatgacatggcaacccaaatcatcacagactgtgaaaacttcacactggacatCTATCAACTTGGGCTATGATCTTCTCCACCCTtcatccagactctaggaccttggtttccaaatgaaatacaagtcTTCTCATTAGCCCAGGTATGATgactctgacgttgtctgtggttcagcaagtTCCTTGACACaactgtgtgtggtggctcttgatctGTGTATGGTGGCTTCTTGGGCCCAGcctcattccttgtgaagttcactcaaattctttaatcgattttgcttgacaatcctcttaATGtggcggttctctcggttggttgtgcatctttttcttccacactttttccttccactcaactttctgttaacatgcttggatacagcacactgtgaacagccagcttctttgggaATGAATGTGTTGTGGCTTACTCTCCTTTTGaaaggtgtcaatgattgtcttctggacacctgtcagatcagcagtcttccccatgattgtgtagcctagtgaaccaaactgagagcccattttgaaggctcaggaaacctttgcaggtgttttgagttgattagcaagtcaccatattctaatttgttgagatgcacctatatttaatcaaatatagagtaaaaacagtactgttgtgacatattacaatttaaaataactgttttctattttaaaatgtaatttgttcatgTGACAGCAAAGCCAAATTATTCTAGTCTTGATCGTTCagtttcattctaatatgcttatttagtGCTCATGAAacgtttattgttattatcatcatcaatgttgaaagttgtgctgcttaaacatgcattcatttgttctgcagtttttccaggattctttgatttacagaaaaattcaaatgaacaatacctatttgaaatatattttgttgtaacattctaaatgtctaaatgtctactgtcacttttgatcaactgaatgtgcccttgttaaaaaaaaagtattaaaagaaaattaacaaTCCAAGATGAAGGttattttgtttcttcattggaaggGATTTgaaaaaatgtagcattacattatttgctcaccaacgtatcctctacagtgaatgggtgccatcagaatgagagtccaaacagctgataaaaacatcacaataatccagaagTCTCCAGTCCATaaattaatgtcttgtaaagtgaaaagatATGTGAACATATTCAAGTTCTCATgaacacacagctttttacttcaAAAGAGTGGACTACATGTGGATTACTGGGATGTTTttatctcattctgatggcacccattgacTGCAGAAGATCCATAAATGAACACGTGATGCAATGCTAAACTTCTCAAAGAtctgtttcaatgaagaaacaaacttttaAAGTGTATGTAAATACACAGATATACATCATGCCTGCTAATCATCAAATTAACTTACATACTTGAAGAACTGCATCATAGAAGATGACTTATGTTCTGAACACTATaccaatgaaaaaatattttatcctCTTCCTCATTTGCTGTGAACCGCTTTAGGCTCAGAGTGAGATGCACCTGCCTGTGCCCATGATTACAATTCTGAGCTGTGGAAAGAACTCTGTGGGTAAACTCAACCTGCTGGAGGAGGTCATCCTCATGCCCAGCTCATCACAAAGAGTCAGAGAAGTATAAacacacttaaacacaaacaaacactctttTAGTAAAGTAGGCTGTGTTCAGCACAGAAGTGTTAATGCTTTGCTGACTGCTCTCACTCCAGTGTCCATGCCGCTTatctttagtgtgtgtgtgtgttggccttGCAGGTCATTGGCATGGGCTTTGAGCTGCAGTGTGAAATGAAGAGAGTTTTGAATGGATCTGCGTATAAAGCTGGGGTAAGGATGCTCTCCTAGGGTTTGACTCTTTGACAAAGAGACATAACGTTCTATGCTCCAGCTCACACAAAAGCTTAAAGCAGCACACAAATTACGTGTGGATTTTTGTGATGCTTTGATGGGGTAATTATCCACACATCATCATCTGAATGAAATAAACGGGCCTCAATCACGTGCAGGGCTTATGAATGGCGATTGAACCACTTAACAGCATGtcacacaataaatatatatttatgtttagatGGGAGGCTATTACTGGTGCACTGTGCATTGTGGGCACCTCAGAGCACTAATGTTATAGCCTCGGTAAAGACCTTTATAACATAGGGTAGGGGTGCCCAATTTGGTTTAGTTCTAACATACTCTGGTTTTCATCTGAGCTTGTTTAGATGAGTTTGATTTACAGGTGGAACTGAATTCTGCCTTATCAATGGGATATCATCTTCCAGTGAAGACACAAACATACAATTGTCTGGTATAACCTCTTGGGATCCAGCAATTAATGTCATTTGCTTTTCATCAACTTCTCTAAAACCATAAATACAGTGGATAAACCCTGTAGAAGAGGACATCCTGAACTTTTCAGAGATAGGGGTTTGGCCATGATTACTGCCCctctttggtttttaaaaatgtccgacataaaaaaaaagtataaaaagtatATGTACTGTTTCTGCTGTTACACAGGGATATGCAAATTAGACACCCATTTTGGCTATATTTAAAACGGTAAAAGCTACATTTCCATTCAGAAATCTGGTGTCTGTAAAATAatactttatattaaaataaaagtttgtatatttattcagtacagatgcattaaattaatcaaaactgGATGAAatttatattacaaaagatttctatttcaaataaatactgttctttttaactctttattcgtcaaagaatcctgaagataatgtatcagttttcacaaaaatattaaactgttctCAACATGGAtcatattaattacaattaaaattaataaataattttttcgaAAGAAGTcacttctaaataaaataaacaggccTCAATACAGTTATAGCTCTGACCTATTTTCATTACATTACAATTGATAGTAATTATAATTcacatcaaaatatatattttgagttTAAGGCTCTAAACATGTAAACTGACTCATGCATCACAATCCTGTGAAATATGCTTTAGTGCCTATACATGGTTTTTGTTTTTGACAAAGTACATTATTGAAAAATGATAAATGTGTGTAAATCAATGActgaaaatgatatatatatatatatatatatatatatatatacaggtccttctcaaaaaattagcatattgtgataaagttcattattttccataatgtaatgataaaaattaaactttcatatattttagattcattgcacaccaactgaaatatttcaggtcttttattgttttaatactgatgattttggcatacagctcatgaaaacccaaaattcctatctcaaaaaattagcatatttcatccgaccaataaaagaaaagtgtttttaatgcaaagaaagtcaaccttcaaataattatgttcagttatgcactcaatacttggtcgggaatccttttgcagaaatgactgcttcaatgcggcgtggcatggagggaatcagcctgtggcactgctgaggtgttatggaggcccaggatgcttccatagcggccttaagctcatccagagtgttgggtcttgcgtctctcaactttctcttcacaatatcccacagattctctatggggttcaggtgaggagagttggcaggccaattgagcacagtaataccatggtcagtaaaccatttaccagtggttttgtcactgtgagcaggtgccaggtcgtgctgaaaaacgaaatcttcatctccataaagcttttcagcagatggaagcatgaagtgctccaaaatctcctgataactagctgcattgaccctgcctttgataaaacacagtggaccaacaccagcagctgacatggcaccccagaccatcactgactgtgggtacttgacactggacttcaggcattttggcatttccttctcccagtcttcctccagactctggcaccttgatttccgaatgacatgcaaaatttgctttcatccgaaaaaagtactttggaccactgagcaacagtccagtgctgcttctctgtagcccatttcctgcacacgcctgtgcatggtggctctggatgtttctactccagactcagtccactgcttccgcaggtcccccaaggtcttgaatcggtccttctccacaatcttcctcagggtccggtcacctcttctcgttgtgcagcgttttttgccacactttttccttcccacagactccccactgaggtgccttgatacagcactctgggaacagcctattcgttcagaaatttctttctgtgtcttaccctcttgcttgagggggggaatgatggccttctggacagcagtcaggtcggcagtcttacccatgattgcggttttgagtaatgaaccaggctgggagtttttaaaagcctcaggaatcttttgcaggtgtttagagttaattagttgattcagatgatcagattaatagctcgtttagagaaccttttcatgatatgctaattttttgagatttttgggttttcatgagctgtatgccaaaatcatcagtattacaacaataaaagacctgaaatatttcagttggtgtgcaatgaatctaaaatatatgaaagttacatttttatcattacattatggaaaataatgaactttatcacaatatgctaattttttgagaaggacctgtatatattaacatttgcCACAATATTCTGCGAGTTTCTTTAGCACCAGATCAGCTTATTAGACATTCTgaaatatcatgtgacactgaagactggaataatggctaaACATTGCTCAAAATTCCGCtcttccatcacaggaataaattgcatatttaaataatttaaaaacagtcATTTCAAATTATAGTTATATTGCGCAacaatactgtttttactgtatttttacataagtacaagagacttctttcaaaaaaagaaactatttaaaaaaaatcttacaagcCCCCAATTTTTGAATGgtaaagaaatatataaacaattaaaataaaaattaaggtaATGGCAGCAAGCTAGTAAACGGTCTAAATCTTTTCAGAACCATTTACATTTTGCCATATGTTGCTAGTATATTAGTGTATAACATATGATATTCCTCTATCACTTACCCGTTCTTTCTGTTTCTCAGCCTATATGTGTAACAGAAGATGGGGCATTACAGGTGGGGTTTGAACGTCCCGAACAGGCTCTTGATCTGATCACAGAGGCATGTGCTAACCTGGCATTGCCTCTGGGTTCAGACCTGCAATTGGCTATAAACTGTGCAGCACACGGCCTGATGGACTATGTGAGTGATGGGAAGACAGAACAGGGACATTATTATTCTCACATTCACCCAAAACAAGTActgcaaatgtttaaaatgaaagtttaaaTGATATACTGTGACCATTTTAAATGTTTCTCTTGCGGTCTTCTAGTCAAGGGGGAAGTATGAGGTGATGTCTGGCTGTCACAAATCCCATGATGAATTGGTGGACATGTACGAGGGTCTGATTAATAAATATCCTGCTATCACATTCCTCATTGATCCTTTCAGGAAAGAGGTGAAATTAAAAAAAGCATGTATTTAATCCCTGTTTATTGGAATAAAGTGTCATGCAGCTCATCTGGTTGAACTGACAGCGTGTCTCTGAGTTTAGGATGTAGATCAGTGGGAGAGACTGGCTTCAGTGATTGGTCAGTCATGCTGCCTGATTGCAGATGCTGCATCCAATCTCTGTCCTTGCTGGAGTGAAGTGAAACCCCTCCCACCTGGAGTCACCAGAGTCATTATTAGGCACCACAGTGATATGACCATCTCTGACCTTATACGAAGCATAGCAGAGCAGAAAGGTAGGCTCCTAACATGAGTAAACAGGATGAAAGAGTACTTTACTCAAATCTAGGAGCTCACTGTGTGTTCTGGCATAGTCTTTTTGACAGTAAAAGCATAACTTCCAAGTCtaaatataatgtatgtatgtaagtaTGTAACTCTTCCCTTTATACACTGAGATGCAGAGACAATGCTGGCTGCAGGCAGTGGTGATGCATCAATTGTTGACCTGGTGGGTTGACCAcaattcattttttctttttttttgggggggggggggggggggggggttaatttcTCAGTGGCATGTAGTCTACGATCAagtcttttaataaaaatacaaaaataaatagtgaAATCAGATTATTTAGTTCCTGAATATGTGCCAGTGAAAATACCAATCAACTGATGCAGCCCATGAAATAACATTTTATCATACTGTAAACTAAATTGGTTGCAAAGTCCAAAGTTTGTTGAGTCCAAAGAACGGAGcaataatttttctattttagtaGAAACTTTTTCATTACAAACTATATTGTTAATAGGAATATTTGAaaaggtgcaaaaaaaataataattattaacacGTATGTCATAGTGACCTATAATGGagaatcttaaatatttcttCTTTTCATTTGTGTGACATTTTTCTAAATCCAAAAACCTTTCAGGTTTAATTAGATTTTGAGTGGCAGTTTATTTCTTGTGGACCTCACCTTATGTGTTTTAAAGGCTGTAGGGTCAGGCGTGTCCTTTCTCAAACTGGGTGGGTTGAGAGGAGGAGAGCGAATGGACAAATACAATCGTCTGTTGGCGATAGAAGAGGAACTGGAGCAGGAGGGGATCCTGGGTATGGTTCTCTCACATAATGACTAGTACCATTAGTAGCATATTAAGAAAACAATGTATAGtacttttgtgtttttcaggtgctagagaaaaaaaacagcctcTGTCAGATCTTTCTGAAACACTTAACTCCGGAAGCGGCTGTGACTCTGTGACCATCTCTACTTGATGTGACTTCATCTCCTGTCTGTCTGCCTGACATTATCACAGTAGGGATGTCTGACCTGACTGCATGACACCAAAATGCATATTAATTACAGTttacatcaaaatatatttttagtgcaAGACTGTAAACATGCTAACTGACTCATCACATGTACCATATTTCTATGTGATATGCTTTGGTGCTTATAGAGGgtatatacattaaaaacattaaataaaaataaacttgtttttatataaagcccacccaaaatgtttaatgcattttaatatttttcacatAAGTCacagtgaacatttccaaatagTTTTGCCCactatataattattttgtgtgaTTGTCCCCAAAATTaagttcattgtgtgtgtgtgaagacttCCTTCCTGAAGACTTTTCATTCCATGTGCTCCAAATTTACCTGTAAGAGAAAAATGCacattatttacaatataaatatatttactatactatatattgagggtgcaaaaaaaatctaaatattgagaaaatcatcttttaaattgtccaaatgacgctcttagcaatgcataaaaattaagttttgatattcacagcaggaaatttacaaaatcactaacatgatctttacttaatatcctaatgatttttagcataaaagaaaaatctatcattttgacccatacaatgtattgttggctattgctacaaatatacccgtgctacttatgacgggttttgtggttcagggtcacatatatgatttctattttatatatatatatatatatatatatatatatatataccctgtgAAATATTAAACTTTAACTAAGacttaaatacataatttatgattttaataacatttactatatatttactattattgTTGTAAATTCTAAAATGCCTCTGGAATTTCCAAAAACTCAGTGAACTCCGTCCTTCTTTTGTCTCCACACCCCACAGACAGGTTTTTAGAGAAATCACAGCTATTCTTCAATGATGAAGAGGCATGAAACAACCCATCACTTCCTTCTCCACATCCTTTCCTCACTATATACAGACAACAGATactgacacacatacacaaacacacacacagtgactgaATGGGGCCAATTATCCAGCCTGTTCAAAAGGGCAGCAGTGTCCGCTTCATAtaagtgtttgtgtctgtttatgtgtttgtgtgaaagagtgtgaatGGACTGTTTTGTGTTAACAAGTGAGAGAAAACACAAACCCACAGCTGTGCTGCGAAACTACAGACCACAAGAATGTGACCTATTCAGCTCCTAATCAACTCACAACATGTTCGTTATCTTGTTTACCTCTTAATTGAATTATAGAAATCATGAATTTACTAGCAATGCACCTTTTAGGGAGCGAAACACAGCCCTCAAAATACACCAGACTTACTGACAGCATTTTGTAAGCGTACAATTGGtgacatctgtaaaaaaaaaaaaaaaaaaatagctatttGCACACGGCAGGAGCGGAGGGGGTGCTGGGGGCATCCgcagagagaaagacaaattTGAGACCAGCATTACAAGTTACTGTGGCTCCCCACCAGGCAATCATTCagtttgaaaaataaacaaaatgactaaCAAAACAGGCTAAATTAAGCGTTTTACACTCACATATATACACAAGCTGGGCTCTAAATTGTGGTTCTGTCAATAGAGGTTGTTTTGTGTTGCTTGAATATGGTTTCGTCAAACAaagccaaaaacaaacaaaaaaacaagacagagCAACAGCCCAGCATGGCGTTTTATGATTACAAGATTGACAGAATGTTTATAGTACTTCGATTAAGAAAAACGTGCAGACCAGAAGACGAGAGAGACTGCAATTGAGCAAGATATTTACTCATTTACACCTCGCATCTTCAACAAATGCCGAACCGGAAACGTCAACAAACAAAATATGCTACATGTCGGACAGAAGAGCGCATAAAAATGTGAGTCGATTATTGATTGTGCTTTGAGTGCGTTGGGGAGTAGAGATGAAACAGTGGAGAAAACCTCTCTCTAAAAGGATCTAGATGCTAGAATGTTTATGATCCTAGTTTGTGATCTCTTCCACATCTAGTTTTAGGGTCACACACAAgtcctaaaataaaaatgatcataatgacaataaaagtTACACTCTACAATAAGGTCCCAATAGTTAACGTTAGTTTATACATTAACAAAcaactaatattaacaatattatctaCATTAATATCTAGTGAATTATTTTCATATAGAAAATCGTAAAAAAACAGGCATTTGCAACTGTGAAATCAGTAATCCATCATGATAACACTATTAACTCATATAGTCCTGTTTAGCTTAACAACAACAAGCattacatttgtacatttgtGTATTGATCTTTGTTAACAttgatttatataaatacaactgttcattgttagttaatgtaagCTTAGGTCTGTTAtggtaatataatacaaataatagcaATATTACCAGATAtaacttttgaatttaataatgtCTTAGTAAAtgttgatattaataaaaaaaagattttttatgtatattcgtgtcaactaatgttaacaaatggaaccgcttaaaaaataaatacattatatagaGACTTCAGATGCAAAAATGTTTCTGagactttttcttttaaattagcatttttatcaggctcctatgctTACAGCTAATTTCACTTTGATGGCAAATGAAAGGTTATTAGTCAGTTATTGAATggattattttcaaaaatgtccAATGATATTTTCATAGGAGCCTGAtaagacaaaaaacaaatatattttaccaTTTTTGTACAATTTCAGCCAATCATAAgatataactttttatttaatagCACATTAAcattagatttaaataaatataataataaaaaaaaagtgtaccagTGGAAttgactgaaagaaaaaaatac harbors:
- the eno4 gene encoding enolase 4 isoform X3, yielding MYPLRNANYFSRLSYTPVISKIIGREVFDGKGLTAVQTQVYCIIRNEEKVVCSAVMSGPRDGLEEDSVAESGEAFSNSNQQRLYITAALKWIREHLSPMLQGFNPIDQTSVDKLLSDFFMARYLEHKDSLNIDKEDELRIESVSEAPPQATPIPAPTKDKKGSDKGKKGNSTEKLLPPAETPLPQLPGATAVGVVSLAVAKTAAILLGEPLYRHITSVRVPQAQSEMHLPVPMITILSCGKNSVGKLNLLEEVILMPSSSQRVREVIGMGFELQCEMKRVLNGSAYKAGPICVTEDGALQVGFERPEQALDLITEACANLALPLGSDLQLAINCAAHGLMDYSRGKYEVMSGCHKSHDELVDMYEGLINKYPAITFLIDPFRKEDVDQWERLASVIGQSCCLIADAASNLCPCWSEVKPLPPGVTRVIIRHHSDMTISDLIRSIAEQKDAETMLAAGSGDASIVDLAVGSGVSFLKLGGLRGGERMDKYNRLLAIEEELEQEGILGAREKKQPLSDLSETLNSGSGCDSVTIST
- the eno4 gene encoding enolase 4 isoform X1 produces the protein MSYKAFLSHSKVSKEDQEFYDLKNKAAEYYRSNGVPQKIENVLNEMFWQKPDDIYGYLANYFSRLSYTPVISKIIGREVFDGKGLTAVQTQVYCIIRNEEKVVCSAVMSGPRDGLEEDSVAESGEAFSNSNQQRLYITAALKWIREHLSPMLQGFNPIDQTSVDKLLSDFFMARYLEHKDSLNIDKEDELRIESVSEAPPQATPIPAPTKDKKGSDKGKKGNSTEKLLPPAETPLPQLPGATAVGVVSLAVAKTAAILLGEPLYRHITSVRVPQAQSEMHLPVPMITILSCGKNSVGKLNLLEEVILMPSSSQRVREVIGMGFELQCEMKRVLNGSAYKAGPICVTEDGALQVGFERPEQALDLITEACANLALPLGSDLQLAINCAAHGLMDYSRGKYEVMSGCHKSHDELVDMYEGLINKYPAITFLIDPFRKEDVDQWERLASVIGQSCCLIADAASNLCPCWSEVKPLPPGVTRVIIRHHSDMTISDLIRSIAEQKDAETMLAAGSGDASIVDLAVGSGVSFLKLGGLRGGERMDKYNRLLAIEEELEQEGILGAREKKQPLSDLSETLNSGSGCDSVTIST
- the eno4 gene encoding enolase 4 isoform X2, which codes for MSYKAFLSHSKVSKEDQEFYDLKNKAAEYYRSNGVPQKIENVLNEMFWQKPDDIYGYLANYFSRLSYTPVISKIIGREVFDGKGLTAVQTQVYCIIRNEEKVVCSAVMSGPRDGLEEDSVAESGEAFSNSNQQRLYITAALKWIREHLSPMLQGFNPIDQTSVDKLLSDFFMARYLEHKDSLNIDKEDELRIESVSEAPPQATPIPAPTKDKKGSDKGKKGNSTEKLLPPAETPLPQLPGATAVGVVSLAVAKTAAILLGEPLYRHITSVRVPQAQSEMHLPVPMITILSCGKNSVGKLNLLEEVILMPSSSQRVREVIGMGFELQCEMKRVLNGSAYKAGPICVTEDGALQVGFERPEQALDLITEACANLALPLGSDLQLAINCAAHGLMDYSRGKYEVMSGCHKSHDELVDMYEGLINKYPAITFLIDPFRKEDVDQWERLASVIGQSCCLIADAASNLCPCWSEVKPLPPGVTRVIIRHHSDMTISDLIRSIAEQKETMLAAGSGDASIVDLAVGSGVSFLKLGGLRGGERMDKYNRLLAIEEELEQEGILGAREKKQPLSDLSETLNSGSGCDSVTIST